A section of the Callithrix jacchus isolate 240 chromosome 14, calJac240_pri, whole genome shotgun sequence genome encodes:
- the ABCG8 gene encoding ATP-binding cassette sub-family G member 8, whose amino-acid sequence MAGKATKERGLPKGATPQDALGLQDRLFSSESDNSLYFTYSGQPNTLEVRDLNYQVDVASQVSWFEHLAQFKMPWTSHSRRSSYELGIQNLSFKVRSGQMLAIIGSSGCGRASLLDVITGRGHGGKIKSGQIWINGQPSSPQLVRKCVAHVRQHDQLLPNLTVRETLAFIAQMRLPRTFSQAQRDKRVEDVIAELRLRQCADTRVGNTYVRGVSGGERRRVSIGVQLLWNPGILILDEPTSGLDSFTAHNLVKTLSRLAKGNRLVLISLHQPRSDIFRLFDLVLLMTSGTPIYLGAAQHMVQYFTAIGYPCPCYSNPADFYVDLTSIDRRSREQEVATREKAQSLAALFLEKVRDLDDFLWKAETKDLEEDICMESLAAPDTNCLPSPTKMPGAVQQFTTLIRRQISNDYRDLPTLLIHGAEACLMSLTIGFLYSGPGSIQLSLMDTAALLFMIGALIPFNVILDVISKSYSERAMLYYELEDGLYTAGPYLFAKVLGELPEHCAYIIIYGMPTYWLANLRPGLQPFLLHFLLVWLVVFCCRIMALASAAMFPTFHMASFFSNALYNSFYLTGGFMITLSSLWTVPAWISKVSFLRWCFEGLMKIQFSSRAYKMPLGNFTIPVPGDKILSAMELNSYPLYVIYLIVIGLSGGFMVLYYVSLRFIKQKPSQDW is encoded by the exons atggctgggaaggccacCAAGGAGAGAGGGCTGCCAAAAGGGGCCACTCCCCAGGATGCATTG GGCCTCCAGGATAGATTGTTCTCCTCTGAAAGTGACAACAGCCTGTACTTCACCTACAGTGGCCAGCCCAATACCCTGGAGGTCAGAGACCTCAACTATCAG GTGGACGTGGCCTCTCAGGTCTCCTGGTTTGAGCACCTGGCTCAGTTCAAGATGCCCTGGACATCTCACAGCCGCAGAAGTTCTTATGAGCTGGGCATCCAGAACCTGAGCTTCAAAGTGAGAAGTGGGCAGATGCTGGCCATCATAGGGAGCTCAG GCTGTGGGAGAGCCTCATTGCTGGACGTCATCACTGGCCGAGGTCACGGTGGCAAGATCAAGTCAGGCCAGATCTGGATCAATGGGCAGCCCAGCTCACCTCAGCTGGTGAGGAAGTGTGTGGCCCACGTGCGCCAGCATGACCAGCTGCTCCCCAACTTGACCGTGCGAGAGACACTGGCCTTCATTGCCCAGATGCGGCTGCCCAGAACCTTCTCCCAGGCCCAGCGTGACAAAAGG GTAGAGGACGTGATCGCAGAGCTGCGGCTTAGGCAGTGCGCTGACACCCGCGTGGGCAACACGTATGTGCGAGGGGTGTCAGGGGGCGAGCGCAGGAGAGTCAGCATTGGGGTGCAGCTCCTATGGAACCCAG GAATCCTCATTCTCGACGAACCCACCTCTGGGCTTGACAGCTTCACAGCCCACAACCTGGTGAAGACCTTGTCCAGGCTGGCCAAAGGCAACCGGCTGGTGCTCATCTCCCTCCACCAGCCTCGCTCCGATATCTTCAGGCTGTTCGATTTGGTCCTCCTGATGACGTCTGGCACCCCCATCTACCTAGGGGCGGCCCAGCACATGGTCCAGTATTTCACAGCCATTGGCTACCCCTGTCCTTGCTACAGCAACCCAGCTGACTTCTATG TGGACCTGACCAGCATCGACAGGCGCAGCAGAGAACAGGAAGTGGCCACCAGGGAAAAGGCTCAATCACTTGCAGCCCTGTTTCTAGAAAAAGTGCGTGACTTAGATGACTTTCTGTGGAAAGCAGAGACAAAGGATCTTGAAGAGGACATCTGCATGGAAAG CCTGGCCGCACCAGACACTAACTGCCTCCCAAGTCCTACGAAGATGCCTGGGGCGGTGCAGCAGTTTACCACGCTGATCCG TCGTCAGATTTCCAACGACTACCGAGACCTGCCCACCCTCCTCATCCACGGGGCGGAGGCCTGTCTGATGTCGCTAACCATTGGCTTCCTCTACTCTGGCCCCGGGAGCATCCAGCTCTCCCTCATGGACACAGCCGCCCTCTTGTTCATGATAGGTGCTCTCATCCCTTTCAACGTCATTCTGGATGTCATCTCCAAAA GTTACTCGGAGAGGGCGATGCTTTACTATGAACTGGAAGATGGGCTGTACACCGCTGGTCCATATTTGTTTGCCAAG GTCCTCGGGGAGCTTCCAGAGCACTGTGCCTACATCATCATCTACGGGATGCCCACCTACTGGCTGGCCAACCTGAGGCCGGGCCTCCAGCCCTTCCTGCTGCACTTCCTGCTGGTGTGGCTGGTAGTCTTCTGCTGCAGGATTATGGCCCTGGCCTCCGCGGCCATGTTCCCCACCTTCCACATGGCCTCCTTCTTCAGCAATGCCCTCTACAACTCCTTCTACCTCACCGGGGGCTTCATGATAACCTTGAGCAGCCTGTGGACAG TGCCCGCGTGGATTTCCAAAGTGTCCTTCCTGCGATGGTGTTTTGAAGGGCTGATGAAGATTCAGTTCAGCAGCAGAGCTTATAAAATGCCTCTGGGCAACTTCACCATCCCAGTCCCAGGAGATAAA ATCCTCAGTGCCATGGAGCTGAACTCGTACCCTCTCTACGTCATCTACCTCATCGTCATTGGCCTCAGCGGTGGCTTCATGGTCCTGTACTACGTGTCCTTAAGGTTCATCAAACAGAAACCAAGTCAAGACTGGTGA